ttaagagtgTGAGTTATTCACATCCTGTAGAGAACACTTTGGATGTTCTGATGTTTAATTCCGACCAGAAacctttgtgtttgtttcagaGTTTCATTCTTACTGTATTGACATAATGGATGACACATTTAAATCAATCCCTCCGAAAGCCTTTAAAACTCTACTTTTTCttatattaaaatattgaaaagccaaattattatttatttccaaCAAAAATGTGGGAGTAGTTATTTATGTTTCTCAGCATTTTAAAAGCAGATGAATGTGTTGGATGTTTCTGATGATTCTGTCATTCTGCACTGAAGATGAACTCATCACTCCCGCTCTGATGTCATCCCCACAGACAGCTGGGCTGGTTGGTGTCAGCGTCCTGAGGTATTTTCAGTGACCTCACTGTAAGCATAACGTGTGCTGAGATTGGACTTGACATGTGTGTCATTCCTTGTCTTGCGGAGGATGAGGGACCGTGTCTCTCCTGTGGACGTCGTGTCTTTTGTCTGCCCCTGTTTTATCTTGACGGCTCATGAGTTCACGTATCAGGCCAACTGTCATCACTTCCCCTCCTTGTTGCCGTGGCAACCTTAAGTGGAGTGAGGTCCAGGGAGAAGGGAACACAACGGTATTATCACCTCAATGACTGATGTCCACGTAGAGCTTTGACTAGGAGGAAGGCGTTTGAATTGCATTGACGTGATGTCACTGCTCATACTGAGCAACAGCCAGATACACTTTGTCCTGCTTCCTTATCTTAAACTGCAACAGTCTTCCGTCATGCCTGTAAGTCCTGACTCACCCAGTGACGCTCACCAAGGCAATTTGTTCAAGTGTTTCTTAGTAAAGCCTTAgtaaagtttctttttttttatttttaattactatTTTATTGTCTTgtcaacagaaaaaacaaaaacaaacattcctTTACAATACAAGCACATTTCTTCCAAACTCAATGTCCTTAAAATGTCCTTACTTGTATTAAAAAGAAttcttaccaaaaaaaaaaagaaaaagaaaataaactgaaaataaaaacgGGGAAAAAAGCTCAGAACTGGGGTGTAATTGAAAAACCTTCACAATGATCTTCCCAGCTTCAGTAGAAAGGAGAACCCTCCTCAAACTTGTCAAATCTAtgttaggcaaggcaaatgtattttaaacacaaggcaattcaatgtgctttacatgatcaaaaagtgcaacagaaaagaTTCAACAGCttcaaaatcaataagaacattaaaatcagcattaaaaacattaattcaACAATACCATGAttaaaaaatctccctctcaataaTACCCAGTagagaaaaacagtgcctttaacttggatttgtCGAACATATAGTAATTATCCTTTCCAGATATTGTTACGTTTCAACTTTCAGTCTAAGTGGCGCGTTCAATTTCTCCATAAATGGCCAGTGTGAATATTTCAATGGAGCGTTTCATTCATCTGTTAACCGACTCACTCCCATTCTaccaacacatacacacaacgTTCCTTTACGGGTGGCACGCCTTGTCTTGTGTCCTTCTAACAACTTTCTAACAATGTCCTCAACATAGAAAGGGAAATGGCTGCTGTGTGATGCAAGGAATTTCCTGCTTAACTGTCGTTCATACTCGTCTATACGTGTAAGCTTCTTTGTATGTGCACGTGTTTTCTCCAGGAACAGCAGCCTGGGAATTAAGGTACCAGGAAGAAAGGTCTGAAATAATGCTGCcctcattctgttttttttaatcagccaATGCTGGAGCCATGTGAGATCACTAGAGACAGGATGAGTGACAAGCCCCGCACAGTACAAGGAAGAACAGAACTTTCTAGAGAAGCCAGAGGGGTTTCCATTTAACTCTTTACATTAAGTTTTCCTATATTTTTCCCCCCTCTACAAGTTACTTGATCCGTCTTTCCAAGTCTATCCCTTTCTCCACTCCGCCCCCCATGTAGAACACTGATGTCATAGCTCTGCTGGTTGCCATTAATAGCCCAAAACAGACGGGCCTTCTTCCCTTTgctcttaaaggggcagtacATTCAGAATAGCTTGGGGGTCAAATGGAAGCTGCTCAGCAAAAAGATGTGCTACTGAATGCATTTCATTATTTCTGCAAGTGTGGTGTGTTAACTAGAGGTTTCCACATTATCAGTTGAACTGGGAGTGTGTTTCAGCAGAAATACAATGTCCTGCCTGCACAATGCTGTGTTTGCTGCTTTGGAGCAGTGATGTCATGTCTTTCTCACTCAATGGCTATGGTTGTGTTATGTGTTGGTTATTTgtatgtgtctgtttgtgtgtgtcagatTTTAATAGACAGGACTGAGAAGCCTGTGTCATTCTGGGGACTTTCATGTATTGTACAAGGTCATCACGCCAATGTGCAAAAAAGGAAATTAGAAACTAAAAACATTGAGTCAAAAATGTCCTTTTTGAATTACTGGTGATATTTTCAGGACATGTCTTTTTGTCctcgctgtgtgtgtttgtgtgtgtgtgtgtgagagagaggggggaggaggggtgTTGTAGTGGGCTTTGAATGCATGGTTGTCAGAGGGATGTTACTGGGCCTCTGTCCTGGCCTTGCACCTGTGGCCTCTCTCGCTCTCATTCCCGTGGCCTGACGCAATGCTTTGCTACAGGACATGAGCTCATGCAGGAAgcagagccacacacacacacacacgaatgcATGCACAAGCCAAAAGCAGAGCGCCTGCCTCTTAAAGGACCAGATACACATTCCTGGCCATGCAGCGTTAGCCTAACTCGCTCAAAGGGGCACAGAGACCCTCTTTTTTGCCTCTGCTGCACAAAGTGGAACCCAGACATTGTAGCCCAGTTTCACCTCTCAATGACTGCCAGTCAAGGGTCTGTTGTCTGCACTGCTAATAGTTGTGTAACGTTGGGTTTTTTTCAGGGCTTCCAGCCTACTGTGTCGAAAATCATTAGTGTCACTGACTTAGTTCTATCgtctttgttttctttacagGAGGTTTTGCCGCTTTCTCCTCATGTTTTCCTGGCCTATGCGAGGGCAAGCCTGCCACTGCTCTACCTATGAGCTTGTCCCAGCCCTGTTTGCCCGTGGCCAACGTCGGGCCCACTCGAATCCTGCCCCACCTCTACCTGGGATCACAGAAAGATGTCCTCAACAAGGTATAATTTCATCCTCCACCCATTCACTTATGTTTTATTGCCCCTCAATAACAGACCGGTTACTGTTACctggcaacaaaacaaaactgtttaCCTCTTCTGTCTCTGCCATTGTAGGATCTGATGGCTCAGAATGGTATCACATACGTCCTGAATGCAAGCAACACCTGCCCCAAGCCAGATTTTATCAGCGAGAGCCACTTCATGCGAATTCCAGTAAATGACAACTACTGTGAGAAGCTGCTCCCCTGGttggaaaaaacaaatgaatttatAGGTGAGAAATGGAAAAATGCACTCAGACGGATCACAATAGCTTTTCCCAGATGTGTCTTTGTAAGCAAGTAAATCCAATTTCAATgagttgaaaaaatgtgcaggcaTTTGATACAACACATCCGCTCATTGTCACATTGACAAAGCATTCACGTGCAGCCAAGGTAACATGTCTGACACCTGATCACCAGGCACTGCTCATATCCATGGACACCCAGGCATAGATGAAACTTGTTAGTGATAGTTTTGGTTGTATCCGAGTATAGATATACTTgcttattttccatttttctttcaGACAAAGCCAAGGTATCGAACTGCAGAGTCATTGTGCACTGCCTGGCTGGAATCTCACGTTCAGCAACCATCGCCATCGCATACATCATGAAGACAATGGGTCTGTCATCAGATGACGCCTACAGGTATGCTCACTCCTCCCACACACAAGCGGCTGAGCTAAGGTGTCAGCCTTACTAAAAGGACAAATCGCTGTTGAAAGACGGATGATACCCTGCCTGCAGTTATATGAACAGGAAGGCAACCAAATTCATACAGAAGTCTTCATTTGGCGATTTTCCATGAGTCagttatatttttggtgtttaggGCATTTTGTCTCTTAGCTTGTTtcagtttttctgtatttttaatttgaacaCTTTTCTGTCTGACAGATTTGTGAAGGACCGAAGACCGTCCATATCCCCCAACTTTAACTTCCTGGGACAGCTGCTGGAGTTTGAGAAGGATCTGCGATTAATCCAAGCTTTAACTTCAGACGACAAGAGCCCTGAAAACAAGAGTAAGCAGAGCTCAGAGGTGAATGGATTCCCGACCGGTTTCGAGATGAATGGCCACCacaacaactgtgatttgtcTGCGACAGAACCACACATCCCACAAGAAACCAAACTACCGTCGCCCACTTCCCTCCAGCAGGGCTTCAATGGCCTGCATCTCTCAGCAGAAAGGATCATGGACACTAACCGGCTCAAACGATCCTTTTCCTTAGACATTAAATCGGTTTATTCTCCAAACAGTCCCAGTACTGCACCCACACACTCTGAAGACGTCCCCAAGCTGTGCAAGCTTGACAGTCCAGGAACAGGAACATCAAACGGTGTCTGCTCCCAATCTCCCGTCCTCGATAGCCCCAGCTTCTCTGACTCTCCGTTTCCTTCACCCAGCATTGGGGGCAGCATTGGAGGTTTGGGCGTTGGAAGCGAAGGCGTCCATCGGTCTGCTTCTTCCTCATCTAGACCAAGAAGAAAAGCCAAGCACAGCTGTGGGAGTTCCCCAGTTCACTCCCAACTCAACCATCCTCCTCAGTCCCTTAACTTGTCGCTGGACCAGAAAAGCCCCACTCTGGATGAAAACCTGAAAGGGTCCATGCTCCTCCCACTACCTTCCCTGCCCACGGTGGGGTCAGGGGCAATGTGGACCAAGCACAGAGACACGGTCCAGGCCACCACTCCTGTCACTCCAGTCACCCCAACCGCAGATGCTCCTTGGCATTTTGGTGCGGAAGAAGGCAGGGAAGGTGAGATGGAGCTGGTTGGAGGAGATGGAGGCAGGGAGGATTCGTCAATGAGGTTCGGGAGCAGCTCGGCGTACTTGGCGTTTGGGTGCAGCGAAGGCGTGCGGTTACGAGACAAATCACAGAGAGAAAAGCCCCCAGTGCTTCCATCACAGAGAGACCACCGGGATTCCACTTCATCGTCAACAGGGACCACGTCCTCCAACTCAAACAGCAGCGGGACGGCCTCAGAAAAGCAGTTCAATCGACGCAGCTGTCAGATGGAGTTTGAGGATGGCATTTCTGAGACCAGGACCCGTGAAGAACTGGGGAAGATCGGAAAGCAGTCGAGCTTCTCTGGGAGTATGGAGATCATTGAGGTATCCTGACAAATAATGGACATAATCAGTGGTGTCTCATGGAGAGACAAACAGACTTGTTAGAGGGAGTTTTAGAGGAGGACGTATTAGTAGGTAGCACATTCTCTCGGCAAGGCCTACAGACAATGTCAAAGACTCCAACTCAACAAAGGACAAGATGCGGGTTAACTTGAACTTGGTAACAAATTAACTCGCATCTTCCCCTGGACTAACAGAGCCTCAGATGTGGTGCTCAGGAGTCCATCCTGAATTCTGATACAACAAGGAGGAAATGCCTGGAGGAAGGTGAGCCTAGGGGAGAGGCCGGAGGTCCTGAAACCTTTGAAATTTATTCACTCTgtcataaaatgaaaaacaaagtatGCAGGGCAAACATCATGTTGCATCTCTAGAATAAAGACTTCCACACATTTGAGCAAAGCCAAACACTTGCTCGTTGTGTGCTTCACTGGGTGTACAGTTTGTGATTTGAACCGAGTCCCGTGTCTCTCCTGAGTCTTGCACAGATTTGCCTCCTCCCTCCTATTCTCCCCCGTTTTTCAACATCAGCAACAGCAATGGACTTAATCAGCATCCACTCCACACTACAGCACAATGCAGAGATCACACAGACTCGTTAAAATGGAGGTACTGAATCTAAATAATGAAGGATCCTGGATTTTCTTTGTCTATAAAATTTTGAGTTGAAAACTCTCTGTGATGGGCAGcgtctccccccccccccccaaaaaaagcacAGACTCTTTTTCCTGACTGTTGCTCCAGTGTTTCCAGTGTTAAAAACGTGATGGGGTTGAGGTTTGGGGCTTTCTGATGAGGTTTTGTTTTAATGACCCTTTATAGTCCACCCACCTGCAGTGCTCATAGTCTCCACTGAGCATGAATCTGAAAGGTTGACTTCAGACTGacaaaatacaatgaaaacaatataaatatatatagcaatttgaaatgacttgtgttcagttatagttttaatttattgtattgGTTCATTCtggaaatgagaaataatataatgttttgtggatttattacttttctttttttttctttcttttgttgaattattattgatatttgcTGTATGGTATTTATGAACACACTcttacaaatacacacattctaCAAATTCAAGCAAGCAATACGTGCCgtttctttttttggggggagagtgattttgaaatgcatttttctgcTTTTATCACTGTTCAagccaggtttttttttgtcatgtcgGAGAAGGATTTACACCATACTAAGATCTCCAGCTGTAATTCTTATAGACCAACCACAGTGTATGGCGTAGTCGTTGACTAAAAAGACTGTTTAGGGGGTAAAAAGTGTTTGCTCCACACATCTTAGATTCTTTAGTGTTCTgtcaatatttttcaatcaaatcaaacataCGCTCACTATTCTTAATTAGTCGTTCTCTCCAGGTGTGTACTACTTCAAATTTAACAGAACTTACACTCTACACATTTACAGCTAATTCAGGCATTTATTCAGCACAGACCTTTTTTGCCATTCTCAGGGGATCTTTCAGTGAGCTGAGCTCGACACACGTGCACAGCCGACAACTAATGTGCACCAACACCAATGATATCTGTCCATAAAGCTCCGTCGCTTCCTTCTTTTTCTGTTCCTTTCACTCTCCGAAGCTTTGACAAAAACTCTTCTTTTCCCCAAGTGGAAGAAATGAAACGTGCTCTCATGGTGCGAGGTACTCTATTTATTTATGATGTAAAAATGTgtgcattttcttcttcttcttcttcttcaccccgtttagctttacactctgatctctgacctttgaccttatGCTGCTGCGGCTACAGTAGGATCAAATAGACTTCTCTGTTACCCCTCAGGCCCAAAATGTCTCCCCACCTCTTTCTCTGCCCTGATATGTTGCTGAAACTATTTATGACATGTAAAACAGATGATGATGCCGGCTGTCCTATTTGctcttattattatcattattattattattattattattattattattttgtaaatatcgATGCATCCACTGATGATTTTAGAagagtttttaaaagaaaatcctGATACCTTAGGCTGCTTGATGCAAAAAATACCTCAGGTTCTTTTGAAAGGCTTTTCTTTCCCCTGTACATGTTTTgtgaaaatgagacaaaaatacaaaagacatgataaaatacaagttattctctgcttcttcttcttcttcttctgctgctgctgcttcttgttctccttcacaTTGTGTCCACACGTGGGTGTTGTACAGTAATCTGGGCCAGAAAGAGAATTCCTCCTCGCTCTCACACATCTGGATTCCTCACTATTGATTTTATGTTTAACAAATTCAACTCAGACCACACAGAACAAATCATTGACTTTctcttcttatttatttatttatttatttttagtacaGTGTTTGGCATGTGACTCCATATGCTGACAGCAGgatgaattatttattatagaagATGCATTTAGAATTGATTTCCtctgggggggaaaaaacatgTCAATCTTACATGACACTAATGCTTAGCTTAGCCTTAGCCAGAGGGAGGGTATGCTTTGTCTGAAACAGCAACTTTAAATCAACATTAAAGATGAATTTGATATAGATTTACAGCTAAAGCCAGAATAATTTTAACCCATTTGAGAATTTTCACTTGCTAGGTAACCACTACTTACGTTGGGTTTGGAGAGCTAAAAGAAAACATAATGAGTCAGGAAAACCTGCATATTAAATCCATGAACTAAGTCTGTTTACTTCTGGGTAAAAAATATAGATAATTAATATCACTCTTGATGGATGGAGGAATAGAGGGACAGGTTATCCCAAAGGTAAGTTTCTCATATTAATAGGAAtgtcaacataaaaaaaaaccctgatggGGAAAAAGACTATTACGCATTGGATTAATACCAGACGGAAGCTTTGTAGAATGATCACCTTTAACTTGGATAGAAATGCTAACAACTGAATAcagatgaaacatttaaattatgaaGTACAAATACATCTTTGAGGTGATATTACAAGAATTTTTGACCTTCACACAGTAAAAAGGAAACTGTGTCCTGAAATCCTCAAATCAATATGTTTTGGTTTAAAGGATTAACAGGTTCCATTTTACAGATAAACAAGTGTTTACTGCATTAACATGAATCAACTTTAACTTTGTTTACATAGAAGAGCTTTATATGAATGAGATGAGACTCTTTGATCACAGCGCGGGCCACAAAGATATGATGGTCTGATCCAAAAGCCACATTaaccaacattcatgtcagtgtatagaataatgaccgatctgagcattaatacaggaaataacaaaggttttgtgtgtttttgttgacattttgtgtgtttttgagttatcttgtgtgttttgtttttttcttataacaattttgtgcattttattttggttttgtgtcCCTTGtctccttttatgtattttttggtctcttgtgttgtcattttgtgtatttttttttttttgttgttgacattttgtgtgtttgtatttggcaatttaaaaaatgccaaatacattgtaatcggttttcttattatttttcttccacaactcCATTGTcagaactcctcctaggctattagtGCACCACTAATGACACGTGtctcatctcataggggcaacgTCAAGGATGATTTGTTGACCAtttttgtagccaaaatgtcaaggttgcATCAAGTGTCAAAGACCAAAATTTTCTATgtctttattaatatttatcagttgagtattttatttaattagaccaaagctgtacgaactaccagtaaaaagattgggaggggtcaaagttcattaCGTC
This genomic window from Gouania willdenowi chromosome 6, fGouWil2.1, whole genome shotgun sequence contains:
- the dusp8a gene encoding dual specificity protein phosphatase 8 isoform X2, with the protein product MPLDVVITPVEDCFWPDLHGTDMRLKIRVRRMKEGRELRGGFAAFSSCFPGLCEGKPATALPMSLSQPCLPVANVGPTRILPHLYLGSQKDVLNKDLMAQNGITYVLNASNTCPKPDFISESHFMRIPVNDNYCEKLLPWLEKTNEFIDKAKVSNCRVIVHCLAGISRSATIAIAYIMKTMGLSSDDAYRFVKDRRPSISPNFNFLGQLLEFEKDLRLIQALTSDDKSPENKSKQSSEVNGFPTGFEMNGHHNNCDLSATEPHIPQETKLPSPTSLQQGFNGLHLSAERIMDTNRLKRSFSLDIKSVYSPNSPSTAPTHSEDVPKLCKLDSPGTGTSNGVCSQSPVLDSPSFSDSPFPSPSIGGSIGGLGVGSEGVHRSASSSSRPRRKAKHSCGSSPVHSQLNHPPQSLNLSLDQKSPTLDENLKGSMLLPLPSLPTVGSGAMWTKHRDTVQATTPVTPVTPTADAPWHFGAEEGREGEMELVGGDGGREDSSMRFGSSSAYLAFGCSEGVRLRDKSQREKPPVLPSQRDHRDSTSSSTGTTSSNSNSSGTASEKQFNRRSCQMEFEDGISETRTREELGKIGKQSSFSGSMEIIEVS
- the dusp8a gene encoding dual specificity protein phosphatase 8 isoform X1 → MAGEKGPTKRSAMDIKRLASLIQRGTGRLLVIDSRTFSEYNASHVQGAVNVCCSKLVKRRLQQDKVSVTELLQPNGKVKMELGRKQEVVVYDQSSKEAGQLSKDGFVHILMGKLEGTFHKVSLLTGGFAAFSSCFPGLCEGKPATALPMSLSQPCLPVANVGPTRILPHLYLGSQKDVLNKDLMAQNGITYVLNASNTCPKPDFISESHFMRIPVNDNYCEKLLPWLEKTNEFIDKAKVSNCRVIVHCLAGISRSATIAIAYIMKTMGLSSDDAYRFVKDRRPSISPNFNFLGQLLEFEKDLRLIQALTSDDKSPENKSKQSSEVNGFPTGFEMNGHHNNCDLSATEPHIPQETKLPSPTSLQQGFNGLHLSAERIMDTNRLKRSFSLDIKSVYSPNSPSTAPTHSEDVPKLCKLDSPGTGTSNGVCSQSPVLDSPSFSDSPFPSPSIGGSIGGLGVGSEGVHRSASSSSRPRRKAKHSCGSSPVHSQLNHPPQSLNLSLDQKSPTLDENLKGSMLLPLPSLPTVGSGAMWTKHRDTVQATTPVTPVTPTADAPWHFGAEEGREGEMELVGGDGGREDSSMRFGSSSAYLAFGCSEGVRLRDKSQREKPPVLPSQRDHRDSTSSSTGTTSSNSNSSGTASEKQFNRRSCQMEFEDGISETRTREELGKIGKQSSFSGSMEIIEVS